The genomic stretch GTGTTCGGGAAGAAGCCCGTCAGCCCCAGCGAGATGACCAAGAAGCTCTGGGCCTACGTCAAGAGGTACCGCCTCGCGAAGTAATCTTCCTCCCTAGCCGGCCACGGCGACGGCCGCCCGGGCGATGTCCTCGAGACGGATCTTCTCGGGGTCGAACTTCTCCAGGGCGGCCGTTAGTTTCTCGAAGGTCTGCTCGAAGCTCGGGAGGCTCTTCCGGGCCCGGCTGAGGGGATTGCACCGGGCCAGGACGAAGTTCTTCACGTAGGGGTGGGCGATCCCCCGCTGCTTGAGCCGCTTCACCACGTCGTCCAGCACGCGGTCGGCCTCCTCCACCCTCCCTGCCCGCGCCTCCCGCTCCGCATAGGCCTTCCCCAGCCCCGCCTTCAGGAACGTGTCCACCCGCCGCAGGATCGGGGCGAAGGCCCCCCCGGCGAACCGGGGCTTCTTCTCGTAGAGGAGCCCCAGCGTGATGAAGTGCGGGGCCTCGAACTGGAAGGCGAAGGCCTCCTCGCTCTTGCCCCCCTCCTGCTCCATCAGCCCCCGGTACATCCGGATGACCTCCAGGGACTTCTCCTTCACGTTGTGCGCCTTCTCCGTGTTCAGGGCCAGGATCTGGAAGGCGACCTCCATCTCCGGGATGAGGATGGCGGGGATGAACTTGGCCTTGAGCTTTTCGAGGGCGGCCCGCCGGTGGTTCCCGTTCGGCGTCCAGTACCGGCCGGCCCCCGCGGCCACCGCGACCACCGGGTCCACGAACCGGCCCAGCTTCTTGATGACCTCCCGCAGCCGGTCCGCGTGGGGCTTGGAGAGGTCCCGCTGGTAGGGGGTCGGCTCGACCTTCTCCAGGGGCAGGAGCGCGAAGATCTGCCAGGCCTGTCCCACCGGCTCCCGGTAGAGGGCGAGCGCCGCCCCGCCGTCCGCCTCCACCTGCTCCGCCAACCGCAAGACTTCCCGCGGCGCCTCCGCCGGGTACGTGCTCCAGGTCCGTGCCATGGCGTTCCCCCCACTTCCTGCGGCCGGCGCGCCGGCCTAGTCCGCACCCTCCCGCGCGTAGACGACCGTGCCGTCGAGGATCGTGTGGTCCACCGTGATCTCCAGGAGCTCCTTCGGGGCGGCGAGGAAGGGGTCGGCCGACAGGACGACGAGGTCGGCGAGGGCTCCCGGGCGCAGGGTCCCCCGCTCCTGTTCCTCGAAGGCCGCGTAGGCTGCGCCCCGGGTGAAGAGGTCCACTGCCCCGCGGACGGTCAGCCCCTCCTCTGGCCGGAAGCCGTCCGGCGGGTTCCCCGCGGCATCCTGTCGGGTGACGGCTGCATACACCCCGGCGAGGGGCGAGAGTGCCTCGATGGGGGCGTCGGAGCCCCCCGCCAGGACGGCGCCGGCCTTCTGGAGGCTCCGCCAGGCGTAGGCGCCGGCGAGCCGCTCGGGGCCGAGGCGGGCGGCCGCCCAGCGCATGTCGGTGGTGGCGTGGATCGGCTGGATGGAGGCGATCAGCCCGAGGTCGCCGAAAGCGCCGCGGTCGGCCGGGTGGACGACCTGCGCGTGCTCGACCCGGAGCCGCGCCGCGCTGATCTCGGGGAAGGGCTCCCGGAGCCGCCGGTAGG from Candidatus Methylomirabilis sp. encodes the following:
- a CDS encoding ParB N-terminal domain-containing protein, giving the protein MARTWSTYPAEAPREVLRLAEQVEADGGAALALYREPVGQAWQIFALLPLEKVEPTPYQRDLSKPHADRLREVIKKLGRFVDPVVAVAAGAGRYWTPNGNHRRAALEKLKAKFIPAILIPEMEVAFQILALNTEKAHNVKEKSLEVIRMYRGLMEQEGGKSEEAFAFQFEAPHFITLGLLYEKKPRFAGGAFAPILRRVDTFLKAGLGKAYAEREARAGRVEEADRVLDDVVKRLKQRGIAHPYVKNFVLARCNPLSRARKSLPSFEQTFEKLTAALEKFDPEKIRLEDIARAAVAVAG